The following coding sequences lie in one Crassostrea angulata isolate pt1a10 chromosome 10, ASM2561291v2, whole genome shotgun sequence genomic window:
- the LOC128165313 gene encoding uncharacterized protein LOC128165313, whose amino-acid sequence MASRMWLSTLRHLRLALKGNIGRECKRSVYTTSVYYKTEPDLSVKEVPKESKGFMEKTKIDRVKQEDFGKLTKELQRSRSNAFFSFGVCSVITYIYLICKDENDRDIIANLKMLRNEESICMDTIAKMIISQPNKDSLMFRKRLRDIREEIEMNEKKLEGLDLPTK is encoded by the exons ATGGCTTCGAGAATGTGGTTATCAACTTTGCGTCATTTGAGATTAGCACTGAAAGGAAATATTGGAAG AGAATGTAAGAGATCCGTTTATACTACCAGTGTGTATTATAAAACTGAACCAGACTTAAGTGTGAAAGAAGTTCCAAAAGAATCTAAGGGATTCATGGAGAAAACTAAAATTGATCGTGTAAAACAAGAAGACTTTGGCAAATTGACAAAAGAATTACAGCGATCAAGAAGCAATGCATTTTTTTCCTTTGGAGTATGTTCAGTTATAACTTATATCTACTTAATTTGCAAAGACGAAAATGACAGAGACATTATAGCTAACTTGAAGATGCTGAGGAATGAAGAGTCTATTTGTATGGATACTATTGCTAAAATGATCATCAGTCAACCAAACAAGGATTCGTTGATGTTTCGTAAGCGACTTAGGGACATCAGggaagaaattgaaatgaatgaGAAAAAGTTAGAAGGACTGGATTTACCTACCAAATAA